ATGAGCCGGACGCGCCGTACCCGCGTCCTGATGCTGACCGCGTCCGGCACGATCGCCGACCGCGTGGCGGGCCTGAGTCTGGGCGCCGACGACTATCTGCCGAAGCCGTTCGCGTACGCCGAGCTCGTGGCCCGGATCCGCGCGCTCGGCCGCCGGGCGCAGCCGGCGCTGCCGCCGGTCCTCGTCCACGGTGACCTGCGGCTGGATCCGGCGCAGCGGGTCGCGACCCGGGCGGGGATGCGCCTGGCGCTGAGCCCGAAGGAGTTCGCGGTCCTGGAGTGCCTGCTCGGCGCCGACGGCCGTGTCGTGTCCGCCGAGGAGCTCTTGGAACGGGTGTGGGACGAGGCGGCCGACCCGTTCACGACCACCGTCAAGGCCACGATGAACCGGCTGCGGTCCAAGCTCGGCCCGCCACCGTTGATCGAGACCGTCCAGCAGGGCGGTTACCGGATAGGTGAGACCCATGCGCCTTCATGACCTGCTCCGCCCGGACGTGTCCGCCGCGCTCTCCTTCCGGACCGTGCGCATGCGTCTCACGGCCTTGTACGGCGCCCTTTTCACCATCTCCGGTGCGGTCCTTCTCACGATCACCTACTGGCTCGTGCGCCGCACCAGGCCGGGTGTGATCATCGTGTACGACGACAGCGGGCCGGAGATCCGCGACCATCTGAACCGGCTCCGGGAGGCCCAGATGCGCGAGCTGCTGATGCAGTGGGGCATCGCTCTCGCGATCATGGTGGTGATCTCGATCGTGCTGGGCTGGCTGGTCGCCGGACGCGTCCTGCGGCCGCTGCGCACGATGACGGACACGATCCGGCAGATCTCCGCCCGCAACGTGCACGAACGACTCGCCGTCACCGGGCCCCGCGACGAGATGAAGGACCTCGCCGACACGGTCGACGGCCTGCTCGGCCGTCTGGAGACCGCCCTCGACGCGCACAAGCGCTTCGTCGCCAACGCCGCACACGAACTCCGCACGCCGCTCACCCTGGAGCGCGCGCTCCTCGAGGAGACGCTCACCGATCGTGAGGCCACGCTGGAGTCCTACCGGGCGACCTCGCAGCGCCTGCTCGCACTCAGCAAGGATCAGGGGCGACTGCTGGAGGCCCTGCTCACGCTCGCCGGCAGCGAGCGTGGTCTCGACCGCCTGGAGCCCTTCGACCTGTCCGATCTCGCCCATCAGGCCCTCGCATCGACACGCCTCGAGGCGGACGCACGGGACCTACGCGTGATCACCCAGATCGCGTCCGCCCCGTCCGCGGGCGACCCCGCGCTGGCCGCACGCCTGGTCGCCAATCTCGTCGACAACGCCGTGCACCACAACACGACCGGCGGCCACGTGGAGGTCGCGACCGAGACCAGGGCCGGGCGAGCGTTCGTCTCGGTGGTCAACAGCGGACCGGTCATCCCCCCGCAGCAGGTCGGCCGGCTCTTCGAGCCCTTCCAGCGGCTCGGCGGACGGACGGCGCGCAACGATGGCCGCCACGGCCTCGGCCTATCGATCGTCCATGCCATCGCGACGGCGCACGGCGCCGACGTCACCGCCCACGCCCGCCCGGGCGGCGGCCTCTCCGTGGAGATCGGCTTCCCCGCGCACAGCCGCGCCCAGGTGCCGGCACGCGCACATGCCTGACAACCCGCCGCCGCGCGACCGACGTACGACCCGTCCCTGAGCGGGCCGATGTCCGGACCGGGTTCGCCGCGCCCGGGGGTCGTCACATCGGTGCGGCTTGACCGCTTCAGTCGCACAGGGAAGTCTGGCCCCAACGCAAGAGCCCGGCGGGTTGTCGCCGCCGGGCTCGTTGCGTCACTGTGGGAGGGAGGACTTCCGTCGCTGCCCCCGCTGTGGGCGAGGAGGGATTTGAACCCTCACGTCCTTGCGGACACACGGACCTGAACCGTGCGCGTCTGCCGTTCCGCCACCCGCCCCGGGTGCTCGAAAAGATTAGCACGCACCGAAGACTGGTTCGGTACACGGATACTTCGCGCGAACCTCGGCACGGATACGATCGTCTACCAGTGGAGAAAGGAGGTGCCCGTGGGTGTCCTACAGCGCTTCGAGCGACGTCTCGAGGGCATGGTGGAGGGTGCCTTCGCCCGTGCGTTCAAGTCGGAGTTGCAGCCGGTCGAGGTGGCGAGCGCCGTGCAGCGCGAGATGGACGAGCGCGCCGCGATCGTCGCCGCCGGGCGCACACTGGTGCCGAACGACTTCGTCGTGGAGATCTCGCAGCAGGACGGCCAGCGGCTGGCGGTCTACGCCGACAGCCTGAGCCAAGAGCTGGCCAACCTGGCGCGGGAGTACGCGAAGGAGCAGGGGTACTCCTTCGTGGGGCCCGTGCGGGTGCGGTTCGAGAACGCGGGCGACCTCGCGACGGGGATGTTCCGGATCCGTTCGGGGGTGATCCGGGGGTCGACCGTCGAGGGGGGCGAGATCCGCCGGCCCGCCAGCGACGTGCCGCAGGGGCGTACGGGGGCGTTCGCCGGGCGGCCGAGGCTGCTGGTCACCACCGCGCAGGACTCCGGGCCGAGCCATCAGCAGACCTACGACATCGCCACGCCGGTGACGCTCCTCGGCCGCGGCACCGACTGCGACCTGCGCCTGGTCGACCCGGGGGTCTCCCGCCACCACGCCGAGATCCGTGTGGAGGGTCCCGAAATCGTCCTCGTGGATCTAGGGTCGACCAACGGCTCTTTCGTGAACGGTAATCCCATTCGGCGGGTCACCCTCGTCGACGGGGCCCGGGTCACGATGGGCCGGACCACTCTCGTGTTCCGCCGCGATAGGGAGTAGCCCCCACTCCGATGTCCGAATTCACCCTCACGCTGATCAAGCTGGCGTTCCTCGCGGTGCTGTGGCTCTTCGTCATCGCGGCCGTCGGCGTGATCCGGGCCGACCTGTTCGGCTCCAAGGCCGCCGCGCGCGCCGCGGCCCGCGCCCGGGCGCCCAGACCCGCCCGCCGCCCCCGGCCGCAGGGGTCCCCGCAGCAACCGGCGCAGCCGCAACGGCCGCCGCAGCCGCAGGGCCCCCGCCAGTTGGTCGTCACTCAGGGCGATCGGGCGGGCATGACCCTCGACCTCTCGGCCGGGGCCCCCATACTCATCGGTCGCGCGAATGACGCCACGATCGTGGTCACGGACGACTACGCTTCGAGCCGGCATGCCCGACTTTTCGCGCAGGACGGTCAATGGATCGTGGAAGACCTCGGCTCGACCAACGGGACCTATCTCGGACGTAACAAGGTGAACCAGCCCACGCCGATCCCCCCCGGGGTACCGATCCGGATCGGCAAGACCGTCATCGAGCTGCGCCCATGAGCATCGGAATCCGCTACGCCGCGCGCTCCGACGTCGGCATGCTGCGCGAGGGCAACGAGGACTCGGCGTACGCGGGGGCGCACCTGCTCGCCGTCGCGGACGGCATGGGGGGCCATGTCGGCGGTGAGATCGCCAGCGCCGCCGCCATCGGCGAGCTGCGCAAACTCGACACGGACCTGCCCGCGAACGACCTGCTGGCCGCCCTGGAGCACACGGTCAAGGCGGCCAACGAGAAGCTGCACCGCATCGTCGAGTCGGACCCGGCGCTGCAGGGCATGGGGACGACCCTGACCGCCATGCTGTGGTCGGGCAGCCAGGTGGCCCTGGTCCACATCGGCGACTCGCGCGCCTATCTGCTCCGCGACGGCAGCCTCTTCCAGATCACCCACGACCACACCCTGGTGCAGTCGTTGGTGGACGAGGGCCGGATCAGCCCCGACGAGGCCGCCTCGCACCCTCAGCGCTCCCTGCTGCTGCGGGCGCTGGACGGTCGCGGCGAGGTCGATCCCGACCTGTCGCTGCGCGAGGCCAAGGTCGGCGACCGCTATCTGCTGTGCTCGGACGGCCTGTCCGGGGTGGTCACCGCAGAGACGATCTTCCAGGTGCTGTCGGAGTACCACGATCCCGAGCAGGCGGTGCGCCAGCTCATCGACCTGGCCAACCGGGGCGGCGGGCCGGACAACATCACCTGTGTGGTGGCCGACGTGATCGAGCTGGCGCCGGGCGCCGGACGGGTGCCGCCGGGCGCGGCCCCGTTGGCGGTGGGCGCCGCGGCCAACGTGCGCCCCGACGGGTCCGAGGGCCCGGGCGGCGGTCCGCAGCCGGCCGCCGAACGGTCCGCCGACACCCCGGCCGGCCGGGCGGCGCAGTTGCGCGACACCCTGCCGCAGCAGCCCGTGATCGTGGACGAGCTGCCGCCGCCACCGCCCCAGGCCGCCGCGCCGAGGCACGAGCCCCTCCTGGAGCACCAGCCCGCCCCCGCCGGCCCTCCCCCGGAGCCGCCGCTGCAGGCCCCGCCCCGGGCGCCGCGTCGTTGGACGTTCCTGATCGTGGCGGTCGCGGTGTTCCTGGTGGCGCTGATGGTGGTCGCGGTCTTCGCGATCCGGTCGATGCGCGGCGACGGCTTCTACGCGGTCGCCGAGAACGGCGTCGTGGTCGTCTACACGGGGTCGCCCGACAGCATGCTCGGGCTGCGGATGAACCAGCGGGCCGACGAGCAGCCCCGGCCGCCCATCCAGGTCCGCGACCTGCCCAAGTCCGTCCAGGCCCAGCTTCGCAAGAAGCCGTTCGTGGTCCTGAACGGCGCGGACGGCTGGCGGAACCTCGCCAAGCGGATCTGCAAGTACTCGTTGCTGCCCGACGGCGACAAGGTCGCCATCGTCCAGGGCGTCGACCAGACCCAGGACGGCTGTGAGCCCACCCCGGTCGCCGCCTCCACCCTCAAGCCGTCCGAGCTGCCCGCCTCCGACCGCGAGTCCCTGGCGGACCAGAAGTTCACCTTCCCCGACCGCGCCGCCGCCCAGGCCAAGCTGCGTGAGCTGGAGAGGCGCCGGGACGCCTGCAAGAGCGGCAACCCCGGCGACATCAAGGACTGCCCCGCCCGCGGCAACGACGGGGGGAAGCGACCCTGATGACCGCATCCCCCGAGCGCGCCCCGGAGCCGGCGCCGGTGCCGCTGCCCACCCAGCCACGCAAGGCGGCCTGCCTGGCGTTGCTGGTGTTCGCGATGGTGATGACCCTGGCGGCGTTCGCCGAGGTCGGGCTGGCGCGTGACGGGCAGATCCCCACGGGGCTGTTCGGGTACGGCGGCGGTCTGGCGGTGCTGGCCGGCGCCGCGTACTACGTCCAGGTCAGGTTCGCGCCGTACGCCGACCCGCTGCTGCTGCCGCTGGCGGTGGCGTTGAACGGGCTGGGCCTGGCGATGATCTACCGCCTGGACCTGTCGACCAGCCGGGACGTCAAGGACGCCATCCGGGACGGCAAGAAGGTCGTGACCTCCGGGCTGGCGTCCGCGGGCACCCAGCTCCAGTGGACCTTCGTCGGCATCCTGCTGTTCGCCCTGACGGTGTTCCTGCTCAAGGACTCCAAGATCCTGCAGCGGTACATCTACACGCTCGGCGGGCTGGCGATCATCCTGCTGCTGCTGCCGATCGTCCCGGGGCTGGGCGCGGAGATCAACGGCGCCCGGGTGTGGATCTTCATCGGGCCGTTCTCGGTGCAGCCCGGCGAGTTCGCCAAGCTGCTGCTGGTGGTGTTCTTCGCCGGCTATCTGGTCAACAAGCGGCAGGCCATGTCGCTGGTCGGCAAGAAGATCGGCCCGCTGTCGCTGCCGCGCGGCCGGGACCTGGGGCCGATCATGGTGATCTGGGTCTTCGGGCTGGGCATCCTGTTCGTCCAGAAGGACCTGGGCACCGCGCTGCTGTACTTCGGCCTGTTCGTGTCGATGATCTACATCGCCACGCAGCGGGTCTCCTGGGTGCTGATCGGCGTGGGAATGCTGGTGCTGGGCCTCCTGGTGGCGACCCAGATCCCCTTCCTGAGCCACGTGAACCAGCGGCTGAGCATCTGGATGAACCCGGACCCCTACTTCGACGGCGGCTGTCTCCTCGACAGCGGCAAGGTCGTCTCGGTGGCGCCGGGCACCCAGCCGTTCATCGACGCCGGCGGCGGGCCGGGCGCCGGGCTGACCGCCTGCCTCAAGATGGGCGGGGAGTGGGCCGACAGCTCGCAGTTGCTGAAGGGCCTGTACGCGCTGGGCGAGGGCGGGGTGCTGGGCAAGGGCCTGGGCCAGGGCGAGCCCTGGCGGACCCCGCTGGCGTTCAGCGACTTCATCTTCGACTCGATGGGCGAGGAGCTCGGGCTGACCGGGCTGATGGTCATCCTGCTGCTGTACGCGCTGATCGTGCAGCGCGGCATGAAGACCGCCGTGGCCGCCCGGGACCCGTTCCTCAAGCTGTTCGCCGGAGGCGTCTCGTTCGTCCTGGCGCTCCAGGTGTTCGTCATCGTCGGAGGGGTCACCCGCCTGATCCCGCTGACCGGCCTGACGACCCCGTTCCTCGCGCAGGGCGGCTCCTCACTGATGGCCAACTGGATCCTGATCGGCGTGCTGGTGCGGATGAGCCACCAGGCCCGGCAGCCGGCTCCCCAGGCGATCCAGGACGAAGGCATGACCCAGGTGGTGAGCCTGAGATGACCCGGGAGATCACGGACGCGATCGGGGGAGCGCGCGCATGAACATGGACAAGCCGCTGCGGCGGGTGGCGATCTTCGCACTGGTGCTGATCGTCGCGCTGATGGCCCAGGTGAACTACATCCAGGGCACCCAGGCCGAGAAGCTGCAGAGCGCCGATCTCAACAACCGGCAGTACCTGGACGTCTTCAAGCGCCCCCGGGGCAAGATCATCGCGGGCTCGGAGACCCTGGTCTTCTCCAAGCAGCCCCCGGACTCGGAGAACTACGGCCGGCACTACAAGGACGGCCCGGTCTTCGCTCCGGTCACCGGGTTCTACAACGGCAATACCAACGGGCTCGAGCGGGCCTACCACTCACTGCTGGACGGCCGTGACAAGCGGATCACCAACCAGCGCTGGTTCGACCAGTTCATCGGCAAGAAGGCCGTCGGCGCCGACGTGGAGACCACGATCGACCCGAAGGCCCAGCGCGCCGCGTACCAGGCGCTCAAGAACGGCACCAACCGACGGGCCGGCGCGGCGGTGATCGACCTGCGCACCGGGGCGATCAAGGTGCTGGCCTCCTACCCGTCCTTCGACCCGAACGAGGTCGCCCCGCAGCGCGGCATCAAGGGCGGCCAGCGGCTCCAGCAGTTGGAGAACCAGAAGGGCGTCATCAAGCCCCTGGTGGACAACGCGCTGAGCCAGACCTTCCCCCCCGGCTCCTCGTACAAGACCGTGGTGGCCGCCCTGATGATGCAGAACGAGGGGCTGAACGGCGACAGCGTCGTGCAGACCGGCCCCTTCAACCTGCCCGAGTCCGGCCGGCCGCTGCCCAACTCGCACGACACCGGCAACTGCTCCGGCCAGGCCCCGCTGCTGGGCGCCTTCGCCGAGTCGTGCAACACCACGTTCGCCAGGGCCGCCGTGGAGATGGGCATCCAGAAGCTGCACGACGGGTCCGCCGAGTTCGGCTTCGGCAAGCCGATCGAGGTGGAGCCGGACCTGGAGGCCCCCGCCAGCGACGTTCCGGTCAAGGACCCGGTCACCGGCAACCCGACCGGCGGCGACGACGTGGGCCGCAGCGGCATCGGCCAGGCCAACGTGCGGGCCACCCCGCTGCAGATGGCGATGGTCGCCGCCGCCGTGGCCAACAACGGGCGGATCATGAAGCCCTACCTCGTGCAGCGGGTCCGCGCCGCCGACCAGGAGGTGCTGTACGAGGCCGACCCGCGCGAGTTCGCCCGGCCCCTCGAAGAGGACACCGCCGACCAGCTCAAGGCGATGATGGCGGCCGTGGTCAGCCAGGGCACCGCCAAGAACCTCCAGGGCATGAACATCGCGGGCAAGACCGGTACGGCGGAGACCGGCGACCCCGCGCACAACAGCCGCTGGTTCGTCGGCTACTCCCCGATCGAGAAGCCCCGGTACGCGTTCGCCATCGTCACCGAGGGCCCGGGCTCGGCCGCCTCCAGCGCCGGCCCGATCTCCGGCACCATCATGCAGGCGGTGCTCTCGAGGTGACGCGCAGGGACCTCGTCCTGGACTCCCGGTACACGCTGGCCGAGCGGCTGGCCACCGGGGGTATGGGCGAGGTCTGGCGCGGCGTCGACGAGCTGCTCAACCGGCCGGTCGCGGTCAAGCTGCTACGCCAGGAGCACGTCTCCGACGAGCACGCCCGCGCCCGCTTCCGGGCCGAGGCGCGGTACGCCGCCGCACTGCAGCACGGCGGCATCGCCCAGGTGTACGACTACGGCGAGCACGACGACCGCGCCTATCTGGTGATGGAGCTGGTGTCGGGCGAGCCGCTGTCGCGCATCCTGGCGCGCAACGGCGGGCTCGGCGCGGAGACCACGCTGGACGTGGTGGCGCAGGCGGCGCGGGCCCTGCAGGTGGCGCACTCGGCGGGGATCATCCACCGCGACGTCAAGCCCGGCAACCTGATGGTGACCGGCGAGGGCACCGTCAAGATCACCGACTTCGGCATCGCCCGGGGGCAGAACGCGGGCACGCTCACCCAGACCGGCATGGTGATGGGCACCGCCCACTACGTCTCGCCGGAGCAGGCGTCGGGCCGCCCGATCACGCCCGCGACCGACCTGTACTCGCTGGGCGTGGTCGCGTACGAGTGCCTGACCGGGCATCCCCCGTTCGACGCCGAGCAGCCGGTGGCCATCGCCCTCATGCACGTGCGGGAGGTGCCGCCGCCGCTGCCGGACGGCGTGCCCGACGCGGTCCGCGCGCTGGTGGACGTCCTGTTGTCGAAGGACCCCGAGGAGCGGCCCGCCAGCGCGCGGGAGGTCGCCGACGAGGCGTTCATGATCCATGACGCGCTGCTGGCCGGGGAGCCGGTGACGAGTTCGTTCGCCGCCTCGGCGGGGGCGCGCGGTGCGGCGGGGGAGCACGAGGACGCCTTCGGCGACGACCTCGCGACCGCCGTCCTCACCGACCGGCGGCGTCGGGGCGGGCGCGCGACCACCGCCCTGCCGGGGGGCCGGGGCGCTCGAACGTCCGGCGGCCCTCCGGAGTTGGCCGTGGGCGACGGGGCGGATACGCTCTCGGGGGCGACGCCCGTGCAACGACGCACGGCGCTGGTCGCCGGTTCGGTGGCGGCGGGAGTCCTGGTGCTCGGCGTCATCGTCGTCGGCTCCATGATGCGGGGACCGGCCTCCGCCGATCTCAAGGAGACCAAGGACCGCCTCCCTGTGGTGACACCGGGGTCGACACGCCCGGTTCCGTCACGGGTACCATCGCCGACGGGCGTGATCGCCCCGCCGTACTCAAGGCCGAGGCGGTCGCCGTCCGGCTCCGGCTCCACGTCAACGACCCCGACGCCCAGCGCGTCCCCCACGGGGAGGCCCAGCACTCCGCCGCCGACCAAGACCCCCGAAATCCCCACACCGAAACCGACGATCACATCACCGTCTCCCACCCCGTCCGGGAGCGCGCCGCCGGCAGGCTCGGAGGCCGGTGATGGGAGTTAGGTTCGGAACAGGTGCAGACGTACGAGGGAAAGTGCTTTCGACATGACTCAGCCTCGGCTGCTCGGTGGCCGTTACGAGCTCGATGGCGTCGTCGGGCGCGGCGGCATGGCCGAGGTCTACCGCGCCAAGGATCTGCGGCTGGACCGCATCGTCGCGGTCAAGACGCTGCGTTCCGACCTGGCCCGCGACCCGATCTTCCAGGCCCGGTTCAGCCGTGAGGCCCAGTCGGCCGCGTCGCTGAACC
The DNA window shown above is from Thermomonospora umbrina and carries:
- a CDS encoding response regulator transcription factor; protein product: MRVLVAEDHVELAASVARVLRREGMAVDVVHDGEAAIERTSLLDYDVVVLDRDLPAVHGDDVCRSLMSRTRRTRVLMLTASGTIADRVAGLSLGADDYLPKPFAYAELVARIRALGRRAQPALPPVLVHGDLRLDPAQRVATRAGMRLALSPKEFAVLECLLGADGRVVSAEELLERVWDEAADPFTTTVKATMNRLRSKLGPPPLIETVQQGGYRIGETHAPS
- a CDS encoding sensor histidine kinase yields the protein MRLHDLLRPDVSAALSFRTVRMRLTALYGALFTISGAVLLTITYWLVRRTRPGVIIVYDDSGPEIRDHLNRLREAQMRELLMQWGIALAIMVVISIVLGWLVAGRVLRPLRTMTDTIRQISARNVHERLAVTGPRDEMKDLADTVDGLLGRLETALDAHKRFVANAAHELRTPLTLERALLEETLTDREATLESYRATSQRLLALSKDQGRLLEALLTLAGSERGLDRLEPFDLSDLAHQALASTRLEADARDLRVITQIASAPSAGDPALAARLVANLVDNAVHHNTTGGHVEVATETRAGRAFVSVVNSGPVIPPQQVGRLFEPFQRLGGRTARNDGRHGLGLSIVHAIATAHGADVTAHARPGGGLSVEIGFPAHSRAQVPARAHA
- a CDS encoding FhaA domain-containing protein: MGVLQRFERRLEGMVEGAFARAFKSELQPVEVASAVQREMDERAAIVAAGRTLVPNDFVVEISQQDGQRLAVYADSLSQELANLAREYAKEQGYSFVGPVRVRFENAGDLATGMFRIRSGVIRGSTVEGGEIRRPASDVPQGRTGAFAGRPRLLVTTAQDSGPSHQQTYDIATPVTLLGRGTDCDLRLVDPGVSRHHAEIRVEGPEIVLVDLGSTNGSFVNGNPIRRVTLVDGARVTMGRTTLVFRRDRE
- a CDS encoding FHA domain-containing protein FhaB/FipA; translation: MSEFTLTLIKLAFLAVLWLFVIAAVGVIRADLFGSKAAARAAARARAPRPARRPRPQGSPQQPAQPQRPPQPQGPRQLVVTQGDRAGMTLDLSAGAPILIGRANDATIVVTDDYASSRHARLFAQDGQWIVEDLGSTNGTYLGRNKVNQPTPIPPGVPIRIGKTVIELRP
- a CDS encoding Stp1/IreP family PP2C-type Ser/Thr phosphatase; amino-acid sequence: MSIGIRYAARSDVGMLREGNEDSAYAGAHLLAVADGMGGHVGGEIASAAAIGELRKLDTDLPANDLLAALEHTVKAANEKLHRIVESDPALQGMGTTLTAMLWSGSQVALVHIGDSRAYLLRDGSLFQITHDHTLVQSLVDEGRISPDEAASHPQRSLLLRALDGRGEVDPDLSLREAKVGDRYLLCSDGLSGVVTAETIFQVLSEYHDPEQAVRQLIDLANRGGGPDNITCVVADVIELAPGAGRVPPGAAPLAVGAAANVRPDGSEGPGGGPQPAAERSADTPAGRAAQLRDTLPQQPVIVDELPPPPPQAAAPRHEPLLEHQPAPAGPPPEPPLQAPPRAPRRWTFLIVAVAVFLVALMVVAVFAIRSMRGDGFYAVAENGVVVVYTGSPDSMLGLRMNQRADEQPRPPIQVRDLPKSVQAQLRKKPFVVLNGADGWRNLAKRICKYSLLPDGDKVAIVQGVDQTQDGCEPTPVAASTLKPSELPASDRESLADQKFTFPDRAAAQAKLRELERRRDACKSGNPGDIKDCPARGNDGGKRP
- a CDS encoding FtsW/RodA/SpoVE family cell cycle protein, which translates into the protein MTASPERAPEPAPVPLPTQPRKAACLALLVFAMVMTLAAFAEVGLARDGQIPTGLFGYGGGLAVLAGAAYYVQVRFAPYADPLLLPLAVALNGLGLAMIYRLDLSTSRDVKDAIRDGKKVVTSGLASAGTQLQWTFVGILLFALTVFLLKDSKILQRYIYTLGGLAIILLLLPIVPGLGAEINGARVWIFIGPFSVQPGEFAKLLLVVFFAGYLVNKRQAMSLVGKKIGPLSLPRGRDLGPIMVIWVFGLGILFVQKDLGTALLYFGLFVSMIYIATQRVSWVLIGVGMLVLGLLVATQIPFLSHVNQRLSIWMNPDPYFDGGCLLDSGKVVSVAPGTQPFIDAGGGPGAGLTACLKMGGEWADSSQLLKGLYALGEGGVLGKGLGQGEPWRTPLAFSDFIFDSMGEELGLTGLMVILLLYALIVQRGMKTAVAARDPFLKLFAGGVSFVLALQVFVIVGGVTRLIPLTGLTTPFLAQGGSSLMANWILIGVLVRMSHQARQPAPQAIQDEGMTQVVSLR
- a CDS encoding penicillin-binding transpeptidase domain-containing protein translates to MNMDKPLRRVAIFALVLIVALMAQVNYIQGTQAEKLQSADLNNRQYLDVFKRPRGKIIAGSETLVFSKQPPDSENYGRHYKDGPVFAPVTGFYNGNTNGLERAYHSLLDGRDKRITNQRWFDQFIGKKAVGADVETTIDPKAQRAAYQALKNGTNRRAGAAVIDLRTGAIKVLASYPSFDPNEVAPQRGIKGGQRLQQLENQKGVIKPLVDNALSQTFPPGSSYKTVVAALMMQNEGLNGDSVVQTGPFNLPESGRPLPNSHDTGNCSGQAPLLGAFAESCNTTFARAAVEMGIQKLHDGSAEFGFGKPIEVEPDLEAPASDVPVKDPVTGNPTGGDDVGRSGIGQANVRATPLQMAMVAAAVANNGRIMKPYLVQRVRAADQEVLYEADPREFARPLEEDTADQLKAMMAAVVSQGTAKNLQGMNIAGKTGTAETGDPAHNSRWFVGYSPIEKPRYAFAIVTEGPGSAASSAGPISGTIMQAVLSR
- a CDS encoding serine/threonine-protein kinase is translated as MTRRDLVLDSRYTLAERLATGGMGEVWRGVDELLNRPVAVKLLRQEHVSDEHARARFRAEARYAAALQHGGIAQVYDYGEHDDRAYLVMELVSGEPLSRILARNGGLGAETTLDVVAQAARALQVAHSAGIIHRDVKPGNLMVTGEGTVKITDFGIARGQNAGTLTQTGMVMGTAHYVSPEQASGRPITPATDLYSLGVVAYECLTGHPPFDAEQPVAIALMHVREVPPPLPDGVPDAVRALVDVLLSKDPEERPASAREVADEAFMIHDALLAGEPVTSSFAASAGARGAAGEHEDAFGDDLATAVLTDRRRRGGRATTALPGGRGARTSGGPPELAVGDGADTLSGATPVQRRTALVAGSVAAGVLVLGVIVVGSMMRGPASADLKETKDRLPVVTPGSTRPVPSRVPSPTGVIAPPYSRPRRSPSGSGSTSTTPTPSASPTGRPSTPPPTKTPEIPTPKPTITSPSPTPSGSAPPAGSEAGDGS